A window of Aquipuribacter nitratireducens genomic DNA:
CGATGTGGACGTTGCGCGCGCCGAGCTCGTGGTCGACGTTGCTCGTGACGGCCTGCGTCTTCGACACCTTCTTCGACTGCAGCCGGTCGCGCTCGAGCATGTTCTTGAAGTCCATGTTGCCGCCGACGTTGAGCTGGTACGTCCGGTCGAGGACGACGCCGCGCTCCTGGAAGAGGCGGGCGAGCACGCGGTGGGTGATGGTGGCGCCGACCTGGCTCTTGATGTCGTCGCCGACGATCGGCACGCCGGCGTCGGTGAAGCGCTGGGCCCACTCGGGGTCGCTCGCGATGAAGACCGGGAGCGCGTTGACGAACGCGACGCCCGCCTCGAGCGCGCACTCGGCGTAGAACTTCGCCGCCTCCTCGCTGCCGACGGGCAGGTAGCAGACGAGGACGTCGGCGCGGGCCTCGCGCAGCGCCGCGACGACGTCGACGGGCTCGGCGTCGGACTCCTCGATCGTCTCGCGGTAGTAGCGGCCGAGGCCGTCGAGGGTGCGGCCGCGCTGGACGGGCACGCCGAGCGGCGGCACGTCGCAGATGGAGATCGTGTTGTTCTCGCTCGCGACGATGGCCTCGGACAGGTCGAAGCCGACCTTCTTCGCGTCGACGTCGAACGCGGCGACGAGCTCGATGTCGCGGACGTGGTAGTCGCCGAACCGCACGTGCATGAGCCCGGGCACCGAGCTGTCCGGGGACGCGTCGGCGTAGTAGTGGATGCCCTGGACGAGCGACGCGGCGCAGTTGCCGACGCCGACCACGGCGAGGCGGATGGAACCCATGCGTTCTCCTGTTCGTCGACCGGACGGTCCGGTCGTCAGCTGGGGTGGGGCTGGTCCGCGGTCCGGCGGATCGCCGCCGCGCGGGGGGACTGGGGCTGGGGCCGGGGACCGCTCCCGTGCGCCTCGCGCTCGGCCGCGAGGCGCTGCTCGGTCCAGCGCAGCTCGGCCTCGACCGAGGCGACGCCCCGCTGCACCCACGCGCGGCGGTAGGGGTCGCGGGTCTCGACCGTCGTCGTGCGGTCGTCGCGCCGGACGGACGCGAGCCGGTCGAGCAGGCGGGCGAGCCGCTGCTCCAGGACCCGGACCCTCTCGTCGGGGCCGAGCCGGGCGAAGAACGCGAAGCGGACGGCGAAGGCGTCGTCGTCGCTCAGCGGGGCGCCGGGGTCGGTGAGGAGCTCGCGGAAGCGCTCGCGGCCCGCGGGGGTCAGCTCGTAGACGACCTTGTGCGCGGA
This region includes:
- a CDS encoding inositol-3-phosphate synthase, producing the protein MGSIRLAVVGVGNCAASLVQGIHYYADASPDSSVPGLMHVRFGDYHVRDIELVAAFDVDAKKVGFDLSEAIVASENNTISICDVPPLGVPVQRGRTLDGLGRYYRETIEESDAEPVDVVAALREARADVLVCYLPVGSEEAAKFYAECALEAGVAFVNALPVFIASDPEWAQRFTDAGVPIVGDDIKSQVGATITHRVLARLFQERGVVLDRTYQLNVGGNMDFKNMLERDRLQSKKVSKTQAVTSNVDHELGARNVHIGPSDYVEWLDDRKWAYVRLEGRAFGDVPLNLEYKLEVWDSPNSAGVIIDAVRAAKIAKDRGLGGPVHAASTYFMKSPPVQLPDDRGREGVEAFIRGEG
- a CDS encoding PadR family transcriptional regulator → MPRRTDVIELAVLGVLDDAPMHGYHLRKHVTALLGPWRAALSFGTLYPTLRRLQARGWVAASEADPAGPVRAGTSRSAHKVVYELTPAGRERFRELLTDPGAPLSDDDAFAVRFAFFARLGPDERVRVLEQRLARLLDRLASVRRDDRTTTVETRDPYRRAWVQRGVASVEAELRWTEQRLAAEREAHGSGPRPQPQSPRAAAIRRTADQPHPS